A window of Coturnix japonica isolate 7356 chromosome 2, Coturnix japonica 2.1, whole genome shotgun sequence contains these coding sequences:
- the BHLHE22 gene encoding class E basic helix-loop-helix protein 22: MERALGLPAEEDLFHKSLAASAKRMESAFRSPPGLDLSHPRDRQPSPLACYEAPEPEALLQPGVGGDPLALPPGSVCVKYGESASRSSVAESSGGEQSPDDDSDGRCELLLRGAGGDPRDASPAAGGGGGGGGGPGGGGGGGLKAAEGGCSNGHGHGGSKKSKEQRSLRLNINARERRRMHDLNDALDGLRAVIPYAHSPSVRKLSKIATLLLAKNYILMQAQALEEMRRLVAYLNQGQAISAASLPSSAAAAAAAAAALHPALGAYEQAAGYPFSAGLPPATSCPEKCAIFNSVSSSLCKQCTEKP, from the coding sequence ATGGAGCGGGCGCTGGGGCTGCCCGCCGAAGAGGACCTCTTCCACAAGAGCCTCGCCGCCTCGGCCAAGCGCATGGAGTCCGCCTTCCGCTCGCCCCCGGGGCTCGACCTCTCCCACCCGCGCGACCGCCAGCCCTCGCCTCTCGCCTGCTACGAAGCGCCGGAGCCCGAGGCGCTGCTGCAGCCCGGCGTCGGCGGGGACCCGCTGGCGCTGCCGCCGGGCTCCGTCTGCGTCAAGTACGGAGAGAGCGCCAGCCGCAGCTCGGTGGCCGAGAGCAGCGGCGGCGAGCAGAGCCCCGACGACGACAGCGACGGCCGCTGCGAGCTGCTGCTGCGTGGCGCCGGGGGGGACCCGCGCGACGCTTCgccggcggcgggcggcggcggcggcggcggcggcggcccgggaggaggggggggcggggggctgAAGGCTGCCGAGGGCGGCTGCTCCAACGGGCACGGGCACGGCGGCAGCAAGAAGTCCAAGGAGCAGCGCTCGCTGCGCCTCAACATCAACGCGAGGGAGCGGAGGCGGATGCACGACCTGAACGACGCGCTGGACGGGCTGCGGGCCGTCATCCCCTACGCGCACAGCCCCTCGGTGAGGAAGCTCTCCAAGATCGCCACGCTGCTGCTGGCCAAGAACTACATCCTCATGCAGGCGCAGGCCCTGGAGGAGATGCGGCGCCTCGTGGCTTATCTCAACCAGGGCCAGGCCATCTCGGCCgcctccctgcccagctccgccgcggcggcggcggcggcggcggccgcgcTGCACCCCGCCCTCGGCGCCTACGAGCAGGCGGCGGGGTACCCGTTCAGCGCCGGGCTGCCTCCAGCCACCTCCTGCCCGGAGAAATGTGCCATCTTCAACAGCGTCTCCTCCAGTCTCTGCAAACAGTGCACGGAGAAGCCTTAA